ACAAAAAACCtttccaaatatttgaaaaataggTAAACTCATTGATTCCTTTTAAAAACTATTCAGTGTGTGCTTCTCCTTGGCACATTGATGGATCTGGATATGTTGCTCAAATTGCATGGCATAGTCCAGATTCCTTTGGGTCAGAGCCACATAGCGAGAGCAGAGTGTATAACAAGCAGCCGCGGGTCTGGGCCGCGTGTATTGGTTGCAATTTATAGGCGCAGGATCGGTTACAAGCCAACGAGTTGGTAACACAAACCGGCGGCAGTTGCAACTTGGCAGCGACTCAAGCGTTGGGCGCTGATTTTCATGCAACAGCGGCAACTTTAGCTCGAACTACGTTGCCAGGAGATTTGCAACGCATCTCCGACTCTCGCTGCAACTCTGcatctgactctgactctgcaTCGGACTCTGCTTGTGGTTGTGGCTGGGCGTTAACTGCGAAGTAATTGCGTTTCGGCTATGCAAGTACATAAATTGGATTTGAAATATGTACACATGTTGATGGATTCCTCcgagcaagcaagcaagcaacatcagcagcagcagcagcagcagcagcccgtGCTGCGGGTATTCGTACCTGCCACCGCCTCCTATCTGTGGCTGCTATCTGCCGACTGCCTCAGCTCGGCAGGGACACCCGGACAGCCGCTGAGTGTTGCATTTCTAAACGGAGTCGATGGCGATGGAGATGGCGATGCCGTTGCCGTTGAAGAAGTTAAagagacgaagaagaagaaagagaaaaacacaaacaggCACCGTACCATTTGTCTTTTGATAATTATCATTTCACTCTGATAGCATCAATTTCAAAACAGTTGATGATTTTTGCTTGCTGCGTGTGTCGCTCGTTAACAAGCCAAACccaaccagctgctgctgctgttgctcgctGTGTGGAACCTGATAAGTAAAATACTCTAGCAAAACGGTAGCCGATGAGGCCCACAAATGCAATGCCTAGGCACCGGACAAGTGTCAgcccctccctctctctctctgcagtGGCCGAGCGTGCCACAAAAATGCTGCATCATGATCGATTTCAGCTGCTGCATTGGCATGTTAACGAACCGTAAACGGACGTGGgtcatacaaatttataataacatTACGTAAGGCCAGATTTCTCCAAACATTCAACTTGCAGTTTTCATCAGTATATTTCGAgtaacaatttgaattttttatcaaatttaaaaaaaaatcattgctATACGGCATACTTCGTATACATAttaatgttgcatacttttgcgAGCCCGATAAATTAAAGTTCTCTGTGAGCTGTAGTTCAGTTATGCAACAGCAGGGGGCGCCACATTATATTTCCGTTGATGAACAGATGAACATTAAAaaacgttgcatacttttagctGCTTATGGATCTAGCCAAGATTAAAACTATAGAGGGCGACACTTGTCATCTTCAATTATGAGCGTTGTTAGATTTACAGTGCTCATCAAACTGTTCAACTCACAAACTTTAAAGCATGgtgagaaaataaaatattaaatttaaaattaacttccatttttaataaaaattatttgctttaatgGCGTCTTTATGCATGTGCTCAAAATACCACTTTTGTTGTGCGTTTCGAGTGCTGCAAGTTCGCACCATAAGGAAAAACTTGGCATGAGCCTCCAAGCACAGCGTATTACTAATTAGATTATTGTAGTTCAAGTCAAAGTGCCAGTTCTGTGGACCTGCCAGAGTGGTGCATTGACTCAAAGCCAGCTTGCGATTGGACTGTACCTCAAGACAGTGATTATCGCCAAGTCGCAGATCGTTCATATAGCTGAGAGTCCAGTTCTGAGCTGCTCGCTTAGAGTGATCGCAAGGCATTAAGCTAATGCGATTAGTTTGCAAGTCACCAGTAAGACATTGAGTTCGCTGTTGAGTCGGTCGCAAAGTTCCATTGGCAAAATATGAGGGTGCTTTCAGAGGGAAATGCTGCAACAAATCAGGTGCAACATTCTCCAAATACCAATCGAAAGAGTTGAGCACCGGGAGGTATTCGTACTCCTCCTCTACATCGGAGATGTTGCCAAGGATagcatttttgatttgcgggtgATTCTCATAGATAAAAGACTTGTACTTGGTGTTATATAGCCAGATTTCCACCAGGCGCTTGTAACTCTAGAAGAGAGGGagtttattatgaaattatttattttataagtaaTGTCTTACACTGAATTGCTGCGCCGCCAATTGCTGCATATTGCCATTGCGTTGCAAGTAACTCCGATCGCTGGGCTGCAAATGTGCCACTCGGGAGCAGGGCACTTGGACGATGCGCAGTTCTTGATGCCACATATAAAAGCTTAGCTGCAATTCGAAAGCAGCTGGTGAATTGAGATCCTCATCGAAATGTATTAGACTATTGAACAAGTCCGCATCCATACCAAAGACTACAGTGTTTGGCACAGGAGTCTCGAAGGGATTTGGCATGTCCTTCAGTTGCTGCCGCAACAGAGGCACTTCGCGTCGCCTCAGCGTCCAGTCAAAGACGCCACGTTGCTCCTCAACTCGCACATACTCGAGTGTCTGTTCATCAATTCGATCTATTTGAGGAGACACAAGTGTCGGTTCGTGGTGATTGAGCACGGTCAACATTGGCTCCAACCAGCCGTCGGTAAACTCGACATTCGCATccacaaatataataatgtcgAAATTAGAATTGCGTACAGCAAATCTGCGAGCACGCACCAATCCCATCTGATCTTCCATGTGAAagatttgcaaattttgggTTATGTAGTGCTTCAAATACGCATCGA
This is a stretch of genomic DNA from Drosophila albomicans strain 15112-1751.03 chromosome 3, ASM965048v2, whole genome shotgun sequence. It encodes these proteins:
- the LOC117569082 gene encoding putative inactive polypeptide N-acetylgalactosaminyltransferase 12, with product MHVPRIDLISRNNRLNSKSQCTCKIWKLAVFALLLFALYSELSTWDGIVDPEENFKLRTAADIKAYTKLFLEYGYNAWLAERLPLRLSIAVIFRNEQLETLLRMFHSLRDRTNMTLISELIVINDYSDNGFWLEKSSRDAFDAYLKHYITQNLQIFHMEDQMGLVRARRFAVRNSNFDIIIFVDANVEFTDGWLEPMLTVLNHHEPTLVSPQIDRIDEQTLEYVRVEEQRGVFDWTLRRREVPLLRQQLKDMPNPFETPVPNTVVFGMDADLFNSLIHFDEDLNSPAAFELQLSFYMWHQELRIVQVPCSRVAHLQPSDRSYLQRNGNMQQLAAQQFSSYKRLVEIWLYNTKYKSFIYENHPQIKNAILGNISDVEEEYEYLPVLNSFDWYLENVAPDLLQHFPLKAPSYFANGTLRPTQQRTQCLTGDLQTNRISLMPCDHSKRAAQNWTLSYMNDLRLGDNHCLEVQSNRKLALSQCTTLAGPQNWHFDLNYNNLISNTLCLEAHAKFFLMVRTCSTRNAQQKWYFEHMHKDAIKANNFY